DNA sequence from the Acetobacteroides hydrogenigenes genome:
TGTAAGTGTGGCCGTGCAGCTGACGACACTTACCCTCGTAGTCCTCCAGCTGGTGGGCGCTATCGAAGGTGAATATCTTGGTAATTCGGATCGACTTAGCCCTCACCACGCTCCTCCTCTCTTCTCAAACGGCGCAGTTCCTCCTCATGTTCAATCTCAGCCTCGAATGCGTTGACGATGTACTTTACCAGCGGGTGTCGAACGATATCGCGCGTGTCGAACTCAATTACGCCAATATTCTTTATGGATTTCAGAATTTTGATGCCCCGGGCAAGGCCGGAGTCTGACTTGCGGGGAAGGTCAACCTGGGTAATATCGCCCGTAACGATGAATTTGGCGTTGCGTCCCATACGGGTTAGGAACATCTTGAGCTGGGTAAACGTCGTATTTTGTGCCTCATCGAGGATTACAAACGCGTTATCCAGCGTTCTACCGCGCATGTAGGCCAAGGGGGCAATTTGAACCGTTCCATCCTCCATGTAGGTGGTGAGCTTTCGCTGGGGAATCATGTCGTTGAGCGCATCGTAGAGTGGCTGAAGATAGGGGTCGAGCTTCTCCTTCATATCACCCGGAAGGAAGCCCAGCTTCTCGCCAGCCTCAACTGCCGGACGGGTAAGGATGATGCGCTTCACCTCCTTATTCTTGAGCGCCCGAACCGCTAAGGCAATAGCCGTATAAGTTTTACCAGAGCCAGCGGGCCCAACGGCAAAGAGCA
Encoded proteins:
- a CDS encoding PhoH family protein, with the protein product MTIEKLILVEGVDTVELYGPANSYYNKIISYFPKIKVVARGNSIKVFGEEVEIERFEDKLMTLIDVYSKYQRVNETLIEQVFEDQELDITETMDGDVLVYGNNGRMIKARTINQKRLVDLYDKNDLLFAVGPAGSGKTYTAIALAVRALKNKEVKRIILTRPAVEAGEKLGFLPGDMKEKLDPYLQPLYDALNDMIPQRKLTTYMEDGTVQIAPLAYMRGRTLDNAFVILDEAQNTTFTQLKMFLTRMGRNAKFIVTGDITQVDLPRKSDSGLARGIKILKSIKNIGVIEFDTRDIVRHPLVKYIVNAFEAEIEHEEELRRLRREEERGEG